A genomic stretch from Bos javanicus breed banteng chromosome 3, ARS-OSU_banteng_1.0, whole genome shotgun sequence includes:
- the CITED4 gene encoding cbp/p300-interacting transactivator 4, whose protein sequence is MADHLMLAEGYSLVPRPPPAAPAHGPHALRTLQPYSSPGLDSGLRPRGAPLGPPPPPQGTVAYGAFGPSPTFQPFPAVPPPAAGNAHLQPVATLYPGRATMPPGAPGGPSGPQPAPGAPAPPLQPPAHALGGMDAELIDEEALTSLELELGLHRVRDLPELFLGQSEFDCFSDLGSAPPAGSVSC, encoded by the coding sequence ATGGCTGACCACCTGATGCTCGCCGAGGGCTACAGCCTGGTGCCGAGGCCGCCGCCCGCCGCGCCCGCCCACGGCCCTCACGCGCTCCGGACGCTGCAGCCGTACTCGAGCCCAGGCCTGGACAGCGGGTTACGGCCGCGGGGGGCTCCGCTGGGCCCGCCGCCGCCTCCACAGGGGACCGTGGCGTACGGGGCCTTCGGGCCGTCTCCCACCTTCCAGCCCTTCCCGGCTGTGCCACCGCCGGCGGCCGGCAACGCGCACCTGCAGCCCGTGGCGACGCTGTACCCAGGACGCGCCACCATGCCCCCCGGGGCCCCAGGAGGCCCCTCAGGCCCGCAGCCCGCACCCGGAGCCCCGGCCCCGCCACTGCAGCCGCCGGCGCACGCCCTGGGCGGCATGGACGCCGAACTCATCGACGAGGAGGCGCTGACGTCGCTGGAGCTGGAGCTCGGGCTGCACCGCGTGCGCGATCTGCCCGAGCTCTTCCTGGGCCAGAGCGAGTTCGACTGCTTCTCGGACTTGGGGTCGGCGCCGCCCGCCGGCTCGGTGAGCTGCTGA